A genomic segment from Nitratiruptor sp. YY08-10 encodes:
- a CDS encoding endonuclease MutS2 has product MDLEKKLDLTDFLDQLRDFFARPKPLSMEGDVHIHYEFLMQLCSYTFKEPPKVQVLDDALMRLKKQGVLTLSEIFEFVKIVRYFTYLKSLEFEGSLGAWLQSIEIPEQIDEITNYFDEKGNIKSEIDERLVVLDNALSHTKTQIRQKLQALINAKKLQSYLVDRQIHFVGGEEALLVRGGFNHVLKATVIGRSSGGFFYVLPQEIKELKSKEADLLSQMEEIHYEIKKSISALFNKHLKFLQFINRAFDRFDHYQARVRFAKAKNLHIILPKSDNKIILKSFAHPAIEHPKPVDLVFDKKVLIVTGVNAGGKTMLLKSILASAYMAKYLIPMQCDPKSHIGRFKEIVPIIEDPQNVKNDISTFAGRMLEFSRLFSKNHLLVGVDEIELGTDSDEAATLFKVIIEELMKKDIKIAITTHHKRLASLMAAHEDVELVAAMYDEEKGVPTYEFLQGIIGKSYAFETARRYGIPLGIVQRAKKEYGEDQEKLSELIERGSELERALKEKNQKLDLELSRVTRERMLLQEEREKFHEMLKNEKRKLEQIYQEAVSEAKKALRAKEEKELHRHLTKAAQIAKSAKLKEKEPEELKVGDSVKYRKTKGVILSIRGKEAMIEADGMKLRVPLSELKRSSAPQKKKSTSKVRVNKPKALSVKLDLHGLRVEEALEKTDKFLSDALLAGFDEVLIYHGVGSGKLARAVREFLKKHPRVVSYEDAPPQMGGFGATVVKL; this is encoded by the coding sequence GTGGATTTAGAAAAGAAGCTCGATCTTACAGATTTTTTGGATCAATTGCGAGACTTTTTTGCAAGGCCAAAACCTCTATCTATGGAGGGTGATGTCCATATCCATTATGAATTTTTGATGCAGCTGTGCTCTTATACATTCAAAGAGCCTCCAAAAGTGCAAGTTCTCGATGATGCACTGATGAGGTTGAAAAAACAGGGGGTTTTAACACTATCTGAAATTTTTGAGTTTGTCAAAATCGTACGCTATTTTACGTATCTCAAATCTTTGGAGTTTGAAGGAAGTTTAGGAGCGTGGCTGCAAAGCATAGAGATTCCTGAACAGATTGATGAGATTACAAACTATTTTGATGAAAAAGGAAACATAAAAAGTGAAATTGATGAGCGACTTGTGGTTTTAGATAATGCTTTATCCCACACCAAAACCCAGATTAGGCAAAAACTGCAAGCTTTGATCAACGCCAAAAAACTGCAAAGCTATTTGGTGGACAGACAGATCCATTTTGTAGGTGGCGAAGAGGCTCTACTTGTTCGAGGAGGATTCAACCATGTCCTCAAAGCCACTGTCATTGGCAGAAGCAGCGGCGGATTTTTCTACGTCTTGCCTCAAGAAATCAAAGAGCTCAAATCCAAAGAAGCCGATCTTCTGAGCCAGATGGAGGAGATCCACTATGAGATTAAAAAAAGTATCAGTGCTTTGTTTAATAAACATCTCAAATTTTTACAATTTATCAACCGGGCATTTGATAGGTTCGATCACTATCAAGCCAGAGTTCGTTTCGCTAAGGCCAAAAATCTTCATATTATCCTTCCAAAAAGCGATAACAAGATCATCTTAAAAAGCTTTGCCCATCCTGCCATAGAGCATCCAAAACCTGTAGACCTTGTGTTTGACAAAAAGGTGCTTATCGTCACGGGTGTCAATGCGGGTGGAAAAACGATGCTTTTAAAATCGATCCTCGCTTCAGCCTATATGGCCAAATATTTGATACCTATGCAGTGTGATCCAAAAAGCCATATCGGCAGATTCAAAGAGATCGTACCAATCATCGAAGATCCTCAAAATGTCAAAAACGATATCTCCACATTTGCCGGAAGAATGCTTGAGTTTTCAAGGCTATTTTCAAAAAATCATCTTTTGGTAGGCGTGGATGAGATAGAGCTTGGAACAGACAGTGACGAAGCGGCGACACTGTTTAAAGTGATTATCGAAGAGCTGATGAAAAAAGATATCAAAATAGCCATCACTACCCACCATAAACGGCTTGCCTCCTTGATGGCAGCACATGAAGATGTGGAATTGGTGGCTGCGATGTATGATGAAGAAAAAGGAGTACCTACGTATGAGTTTTTGCAAGGAATCATCGGCAAAAGCTATGCTTTCGAGACGGCAAGACGATACGGTATTCCTCTAGGTATCGTCCAAAGGGCGAAAAAAGAGTATGGGGAAGATCAGGAAAAACTGAGTGAACTGATCGAGCGGGGCAGTGAACTTGAACGTGCTTTGAAAGAGAAAAATCAAAAACTCGACCTCGAACTCTCACGTGTTACACGAGAGAGGATGCTTTTGCAAGAAGAGCGTGAAAAATTTCATGAGATGCTCAAAAACGAAAAAAGAAAACTTGAACAGATCTATCAAGAGGCGGTGAGTGAGGCAAAAAAAGCCCTCAGAGCAAAAGAGGAAAAAGAGCTGCACAGGCACCTTACAAAGGCTGCTCAAATTGCTAAATCAGCTAAACTTAAAGAAAAAGAGCCAGAAGAGTTGAAAGTAGGTGATAGTGTAAAGTATAGAAAAACAAAAGGTGTGATTCTCTCTATCCGGGGAAAAGAGGCAATGATCGAAGCTGATGGGATGAAACTAAGAGTTCCTCTCAGCGAACTGAAACGATCATCTGCGCCACAAAAGAAAAAGAGCACTTCAAAAGTTCGTGTAAATAAACCAAAAGCACTTTCTGTGAAACTGGATCTGCATGGTTTAAGGGTTGAAGAGGCTTTGGAAAAAACGGACAAATTTCTCAGTGATGCTTTGCTTGCCGGGTTTGATGAGGTACTGATCTATCATGGAGTAGGAAGCGGAAAACTGGCCCGTGCGGTAAGAGAGTTTTTGAAAAAACATCCAAGAGTTGTAAGCTATGAAGACGCTCCACCTCAAATGGGAGGATTTGGAGCAACTGTTGTGAAGTTATAA
- a CDS encoding Dam family site-specific DNA-(adenine-N6)-methyltransferase, giving the protein MGSRAKPFVKWAGGKKTIAKKLAQMVPIDFCEYHEPFLGGGALFFELYNQGILEGKRVFLSDQNSELVNAFQVVQKGIDPLIDTLKDFSKMHNEAFYYEIRSWDRSADFFSIDPVMRAVRFIYLNKTCYNGLYRVNSKGFFNVPMGKHSNPNICDEKTLHCAHEALQGVVIECCDFTKALEKVGSNSFVYLDPPYLSQGHNAGFASYTKQLFLYESHQKLAHICQTLDSKNVYWMQSNIAHPKIISLYEKYGITMIEKSHIINANAKKREKIQEIVITNYKEKAWI; this is encoded by the coding sequence ATGGGAAGTAGAGCAAAGCCGTTTGTAAAATGGGCTGGTGGCAAAAAAACGATTGCCAAAAAACTTGCACAAATGGTTCCTATCGATTTTTGTGAGTACCATGAGCCCTTTTTAGGAGGAGGGGCACTCTTTTTTGAGTTATACAACCAAGGCATTCTTGAAGGGAAAAGAGTCTTTTTAAGCGATCAAAACAGTGAACTGGTCAATGCATTTCAAGTTGTTCAAAAAGGGATCGATCCTCTTATCGATACATTAAAAGATTTTTCGAAAATGCACAACGAAGCTTTTTATTATGAGATCCGGTCATGGGATCGATCGGCAGATTTTTTTTCTATCGATCCAGTAATGCGAGCTGTCCGTTTTATCTATCTCAATAAAACCTGCTACAACGGGCTTTATCGAGTCAATAGCAAAGGATTTTTCAATGTTCCTATGGGAAAACACAGCAATCCAAATATCTGTGATGAAAAGACGCTTCATTGTGCCCATGAGGCTTTGCAGGGTGTTGTGATTGAGTGTTGTGACTTTACAAAGGCTTTAGAAAAAGTTGGGTCTAACAGCTTTGTCTATCTTGATCCTCCCTACCTTTCACAAGGCCATAATGCCGGATTTGCCTCCTATACCAAACAGCTTTTTTTGTATGAAAGTCATCAAAAACTGGCACATATCTGTCAAACACTGGATTCCAAAAATGTTTACTGGATGCAAAGTAACATTGCTCATCCCAAGATTATCTCTCTCTATGAAAAATATGGTATAACGATGATTGAAAAATCACATATCATCAACGCCAATGCAAAAAAAAGAGAGAAAATTCAAGAAATTGTGATAACAAACTACAAGGAAAAAGCGTGGATTTAG
- a CDS encoding nucleotidyltransferase family protein: MRLKPEEIAAIKEAIHAFDPDAKIYLFGSRTDDTKKGGDIDLLIESTVIDFAHIIKIKTNLFLSLGDRTVDIVLKKDTPFVHHIQKEAIKL; encoded by the coding sequence ATGAGGCTTAAACCGGAAGAGATCGCAGCGATCAAAGAGGCTATCCATGCTTTTGATCCGGATGCAAAGATCTATCTTTTTGGCAGCAGAACAGACGATACCAAAAAGGGAGGAGACATCGATCTTTTGATAGAGAGTACTGTGATCGATTTTGCTCACATTATCAAAATAAAAACAAATCTCTTTTTGAGTTTGGGTGACAGAACCGTTGATATCGTTTTGAAAAAAGATACTCCTTTTGTACACCATATTCAAAAAGAGGCTATAAAATTATGA
- the murC gene encoding UDP-N-acetylmuramate--L-alanine ligase, which translates to MKIHFIGIGGIGLSGLARFLQYEGYRVSGSDMSETPLVQKLREEGITVDVPQKRENITSDIDVVIYSAAVKSKNPELQAAKSLGIKTIPRREALPIVLGGKKVYAVAGAHGKSTTSAILASILNEASAIIGAESKEFGSNVRYTGSETVVFEADESDASFLNSNPYCAIVTNAEPEHMEYYNHDLELFYDAYRSFLKQAKVRVINAEDPFLASLDLEAIRLYPSQDIKNITHFLKDDEPHIRFELRDFGAFEVWGFGKHIAIDASLAILAAMRELGLDEIKKNLQNYKGIKKRFDIVEKREDLIVIDDYAHHPTEIKATLASLLEYARLKNIKDITIIWQPHKYSRVLDNLEEFVRCFHKGAKLVILPVWSAGEDPVEIDFENLFKEYAPLFADRIKKDGKSVWLIKDKKALESIEKGLVIGFGAGDITYQLRGLR; encoded by the coding sequence ATGAAGATCCATTTCATAGGAATCGGAGGAATAGGTCTCAGCGGCCTTGCCAGGTTTTTGCAATACGAAGGATATCGTGTGAGCGGTTCAGATATGAGTGAGACACCTTTGGTGCAAAAGCTTCGAGAAGAAGGGATCACAGTCGATGTCCCGCAAAAAAGGGAGAATATCACTTCCGATATTGATGTCGTGATCTACAGTGCAGCGGTGAAAAGCAAAAATCCCGAACTTCAAGCTGCCAAATCTTTGGGCATCAAAACGATTCCAAGACGTGAAGCTTTGCCGATTGTGCTTGGAGGCAAAAAAGTGTATGCCGTTGCAGGCGCGCACGGCAAAAGTACCACTAGCGCTATTTTAGCTTCTATCTTGAATGAAGCAAGCGCCATTATCGGAGCTGAGAGCAAAGAGTTTGGCTCCAATGTCCGATATACTGGAAGTGAGACGGTGGTATTTGAAGCTGATGAGAGTGATGCCAGCTTTTTGAACTCCAACCCATATTGTGCCATTGTGACGAATGCAGAACCTGAACATATGGAGTATTACAATCACGATTTGGAGCTGTTTTATGATGCGTACCGATCCTTTTTGAAGCAGGCAAAGGTGCGAGTGATTAATGCTGAAGATCCCTTCCTCGCTTCACTTGATCTAGAAGCGATCAGGCTCTATCCAAGCCAGGATATCAAGAATATAACCCACTTTTTAAAAGATGACGAACCCCATATCCGGTTTGAACTGCGAGATTTTGGTGCATTTGAAGTGTGGGGATTTGGAAAGCATATAGCGATCGATGCAAGTTTGGCCATCTTGGCTGCCATGCGAGAGCTGGGACTCGATGAGATCAAAAAAAATCTTCAAAACTACAAAGGTATCAAAAAACGATTTGATATCGTTGAAAAAAGAGAGGATCTTATCGTTATCGACGATTATGCGCACCATCCGACAGAGATCAAAGCGACACTGGCTTCTTTGTTGGAGTATGCAAGACTCAAGAACATCAAAGATATTACGATCATTTGGCAGCCCCATAAATATTCACGGGTTTTGGACAACCTTGAAGAGTTTGTGCGTTGTTTTCATAAAGGGGCGAAGCTAGTGATTTTGCCTGTATGGAGTGCAGGAGAGGATCCCGTGGAGATCGATTTTGAAAATCTTTTCAAAGAGTACGCGCCGCTGTTTGCCGATAGAATCAAAAAAGATGGAAAAAGTGTTTGGTTGATCAAAGACAAAAAGGCATTAGAGTCGATTGAAAAGGGATTGGTCATTGGATTTGGAGCGGGCGATATCACCTATCAGTTAAGAGGATTGAGATGA
- a CDS encoding nucleotidyltransferase family protein, translating into MRLKAQEINTIQKVVNQIFGETQIYLFGSRLDDMKRGGDIDIFVIPKKRDKLLSKKVKAEFILEEKLMKPVDIVIHTDFQRPIEQEALKGIELNKGSEWTRTSHD; encoded by the coding sequence ATGAGATTGAAAGCTCAGGAAATTAACACAATTCAAAAAGTTGTCAACCAGATTTTTGGAGAAACGCAAATATATCTGTTTGGAAGTAGATTAGACGATATGAAAAGGGGAGGAGATATCGACATTTTTGTTATTCCGAAAAAGAGAGACAAACTTTTATCAAAAAAGGTAAAAGCGGAGTTCATTTTGGAAGAAAAACTGATGAAACCTGTTGATATCGTTATCCATACAGATTTTCAAAGGCCCATTGAACAGGAAGCCTTGAAGGGAATAGAACTGAACAAAGGAAGTGAATGGACGCGAACCTCACACGACTAA
- a CDS encoding succinyldiaminopimelate transaminase: MQFEKYPFEKLNELLEGIQPNEKFASLTLTIGEPQFETPKCIQDEFCNKAHLFNKYPKTAGEEELHEAVRGFVQKRFNISLKPEQLILTFGTREVLFNFPQFLLATKEAPVMAFTNPFYQIYEGAAIASGAKVFYLDLTEQNGFKPQIDERLRLADLVIINSPNNPTAAVMDMEELKRWVEAALEYDFVLINDECYSEIYTDVPPPSLLEASLAVGNESFENILVVNSISKRSSAPGLRSGFIAGDEKILQGYKRYRTYVGCASPLPLQKAAVKAWSDEAHVVHFRDAYRKNFKLAKEILGIDAPEATFYLWLKVEDDLEFTKKAYKEYNIKVLPGSFLGRNGIGKGYVRIALVYDEAKTKEALDRLKACLQND; encoded by the coding sequence ATGCAGTTTGAAAAATATCCTTTTGAAAAATTGAATGAACTTTTAGAAGGCATCCAGCCAAATGAGAAGTTTGCATCTTTGACGCTAACCATTGGCGAACCACAGTTTGAAACGCCAAAATGTATCCAAGATGAATTTTGCAACAAGGCCCATTTATTCAACAAATATCCAAAAACAGCGGGCGAAGAGGAGCTTCATGAGGCGGTGCGAGGATTTGTGCAAAAGAGATTCAATATCTCTTTAAAGCCAGAGCAGCTGATACTCACTTTTGGGACACGAGAGGTTCTGTTTAATTTTCCTCAGTTTCTGCTTGCTACAAAAGAGGCTCCTGTCATGGCGTTTACCAATCCTTTCTATCAGATCTATGAAGGAGCGGCGATTGCTAGTGGAGCAAAAGTGTTCTATCTTGATTTGACCGAGCAAAATGGCTTCAAACCCCAAATCGATGAGCGTTTGAGACTAGCTGATCTTGTGATCATCAACTCGCCGAACAATCCTACCGCTGCTGTGATGGATATGGAGGAGTTGAAGCGTTGGGTGGAAGCAGCTTTGGAGTATGATTTTGTCTTGATCAATGATGAGTGCTATAGCGAAATCTACACCGATGTGCCGCCACCATCTCTTTTAGAGGCAAGCCTGGCGGTAGGCAATGAGAGTTTTGAAAACATTTTGGTTGTAAACTCCATCTCTAAACGAAGTAGTGCTCCTGGGCTTCGAAGCGGATTTATTGCCGGAGATGAGAAAATTTTACAAGGCTACAAAAGATACAGAACCTATGTAGGGTGTGCTTCGCCTTTGCCACTGCAAAAGGCGGCAGTAAAGGCCTGGAGCGATGAAGCGCATGTGGTGCATTTTCGAGATGCATACAGGAAAAATTTCAAGCTGGCCAAAGAGATATTAGGCATAGATGCTCCAGAAGCGACTTTTTATCTTTGGTTGAAGGTCGAAGATGATCTGGAATTTACAAAAAAAGCGTACAAAGAGTACAATATCAAAGTCCTTCCAGGATCATTTTTGGGAAGAAACGGTATCGGAAAGGGATATGTTCGTATAGCGCTTGTGTATGATGAAGCAAAAACAAAAGAGGCTTTGGATAGGTTGAAAGCATGCTTGCAAAACGATTAA
- a CDS encoding ThiF family adenylyltransferase, with translation MMDYFARQVKLWGEERQKLLQKKSVAIIGCGGLGSSLALALGATGIGKIYLVDFDHVSVHNIHRQITFKVQDEGKNKAEVNACVIEDRCPYVEVESFVESFDEFAKRDIQVDLILDATDNLPVRAKIDEYAKATHTPWVYASVEEFHGQVCFMDKTSFTTFTITDRKPGGIAAPIVMHVASLEANLALRYLAELPVKKDLLYYLFFDEEGEYHVQHFKMPTEGS, from the coding sequence ATGATGGACTATTTTGCAAGACAGGTGAAGCTTTGGGGAGAAGAGAGACAAAAGCTACTGCAAAAAAAGAGTGTGGCGATTATCGGATGCGGTGGTCTTGGAAGCAGTCTTGCACTGGCACTGGGGGCAACGGGCATAGGCAAAATCTATCTTGTAGATTTTGATCACGTCAGTGTGCATAATATCCACAGGCAGATTACCTTTAAAGTGCAAGATGAGGGGAAAAACAAAGCGGAAGTGAATGCTTGCGTCATCGAAGATCGATGTCCCTATGTTGAGGTGGAAAGCTTTGTGGAGAGTTTTGATGAATTTGCAAAGCGCGATATTCAAGTTGATCTCATTCTTGACGCTACGGACAACCTTCCGGTACGTGCAAAAATCGACGAGTACGCAAAAGCAACACATACCCCTTGGGTCTATGCTAGTGTAGAAGAGTTTCACGGGCAAGTCTGTTTTATGGACAAAACAAGTTTTACAACCTTTACCATTACAGATAGAAAGCCTGGAGGGATCGCAGCGCCTATCGTGATGCATGTGGCAAGCCTTGAAGCAAATCTTGCTTTACGGTATTTAGCCGAGTTACCGGTGAAAAAGGATCTTTTATACTATCTTTTCTTTGATGAAGAGGGGGAGTATCATGTGCAACATTTTAAAATGCCAACGGAAGGTTCATAA
- a CDS encoding carbon-nitrogen hydrolase family protein — translation MKIAALQIASVGMSPNRLDYYMRIAKENGVRLFALPEYALNPFFHELRSIPKSMIQQQSKTQLEHLKQFAKTYDMTIVAPIVRVDREGIKKSVAIVRPERIHYYDQQILINYPHWNEETFFANEKEILQSTPVIRINEIKIAVLSGFEVHFDRFWQEFLKRRVDVVIVPSVSTFESKERWNNLLKMRAFTNHCYVIRVNRIGEYKDEKNNRWRFYGGSVSFDPEGNLSVELGENEELLIEDIEKPKIKEARKMWGFRSALQKRSAL, via the coding sequence ATGAAGATTGCGGCTTTGCAGATAGCCTCTGTTGGTATGAGCCCAAACAGACTTGATTATTATATGCGTATCGCAAAAGAGAACGGGGTTCGTCTTTTTGCATTGCCTGAATATGCTCTTAATCCCTTTTTCCATGAGTTGCGCTCTATTCCCAAATCAATGATCCAGCAGCAGTCAAAAACCCAGCTGGAACATCTCAAACAGTTTGCCAAAACGTATGATATGACGATCGTAGCTCCCATCGTACGTGTAGATAGAGAAGGTATAAAAAAGAGTGTTGCTATTGTGCGTCCAGAGCGTATACACTACTATGACCAGCAGATTTTGATCAATTATCCCCACTGGAACGAAGAGACTTTTTTTGCAAATGAAAAAGAGATCCTTCAAAGCACTCCTGTCATACGCATCAATGAGATAAAGATAGCTGTATTGTCTGGATTCGAAGTTCATTTTGATAGATTTTGGCAAGAGTTTCTAAAAAGAAGAGTGGATGTAGTGATAGTTCCTTCTGTCTCTACCTTCGAGTCAAAAGAGCGCTGGAACAATCTTCTTAAAATGCGGGCCTTTACCAATCACTGTTATGTGATTCGTGTCAATAGAATCGGTGAATATAAAGATGAAAAGAACAATCGTTGGCGATTTTATGGTGGAAGCGTTAGTTTTGATCCAGAAGGAAACCTTTCAGTGGAACTAGGAGAGAATGAGGAACTTCTTATAGAAGATATCGAAAAGCCAAAAATCAAAGAGGCGAGAAAAATGTGGGGATTTCGATCTGCACTACAAAAGAGGAGCGCGTTATGA
- the xseB gene encoding exodeoxyribonuclease VII small subunit: MSESFEEKLKKAKIILDELMKQDIPLAKSVELYKEGMKLLQDAQKLLEEAKVQIEIIQQEERQ; this comes from the coding sequence ATGAGTGAAAGTTTTGAAGAGAAACTCAAAAAAGCGAAAATAATTTTAGATGAGTTGATGAAGCAAGATATCCCTTTGGCTAAAAGTGTGGAGTTGTATAAAGAGGGGATGAAATTGCTTCAAGATGCCCAGAAACTTTTGGAAGAAGCAAAAGTTCAGATCGAAATTATTCAGCAAGAAGAGCGTCAATGA
- a CDS encoding homoserine O-acetyltransferase: protein MEIVTKTAKFTNPLYLESGRILEPYEIIYETYGELNEDRSNVIVICHALSGSHHAAGRYEGDRKPGWWDGLIGDGKAIDTKKWFVICTNTIGSCFGSTGPMSPMYPSDEPYRFKFPVITIKDMVKAQKILFAKLGIDRVHAVVGGSMGGMQALRFAVDFPGFAKKIVALAATYATRPWVIAFNEIAKEAIIKDPDFKNGNYDANDLKEKGLTGLAVGRMAGHISFLSHYSMDRKFGRDYVPNEGLYELFGHFQVERYLEYNGYNFSKWFDPLSYLYITKAINLFDLSTGYESLEEALMRVKSKLYLIGFEKDMLFLPEEMEYIDQKMRQIGKEDLSEYYEVKSDYGHDAFLVELDKFNEYINDVIEDRR, encoded by the coding sequence TTGGAAATAGTTACCAAAACCGCTAAATTCACAAATCCTTTATATCTTGAAAGCGGACGTATATTAGAGCCTTACGAGATTATCTATGAAACATACGGAGAACTCAACGAAGACAGATCCAATGTTATCGTCATTTGCCATGCGCTAAGTGGTTCGCACCATGCAGCGGGCAGATATGAGGGAGACAGGAAGCCTGGTTGGTGGGATGGACTCATAGGGGATGGAAAAGCGATTGATACCAAAAAATGGTTTGTCATATGTACCAACACCATCGGAAGCTGCTTTGGCTCCACCGGTCCAATGAGCCCGATGTATCCAAGCGATGAACCGTATCGGTTCAAGTTTCCGGTCATCACCATCAAGGATATGGTCAAAGCCCAAAAGATTCTTTTTGCAAAACTTGGAATCGACAGAGTCCATGCCGTCGTAGGCGGCAGTATGGGTGGGATGCAGGCTCTACGTTTTGCCGTAGATTTTCCGGGATTTGCCAAAAAGATCGTTGCACTTGCTGCTACATATGCTACAAGACCTTGGGTGATTGCCTTTAACGAGATTGCAAAAGAGGCGATTATCAAAGACCCTGATTTCAAAAACGGCAACTACGATGCGAATGATTTGAAAGAAAAAGGGCTCACTGGACTTGCGGTTGGCCGAATGGCTGGGCATATCAGTTTTTTGAGCCACTATTCGATGGATAGAAAATTTGGACGAGACTACGTGCCAAACGAGGGACTGTATGAGCTGTTCGGTCATTTTCAAGTGGAGCGCTACCTTGAATATAACGGATACAACTTCAGTAAATGGTTTGATCCTTTGAGTTATCTATATATCACAAAAGCGATCAATCTTTTTGATCTCTCAACAGGCTATGAGAGTCTGGAAGAGGCTTTGATGCGAGTCAAATCGAAGCTCTATTTGATCGGATTTGAAAAGGATATGCTCTTTTTACCCGAAGAGATGGAGTATATCGATCAAAAAATGCGACAGATTGGAAAAGAAGATCTCAGCGAATATTATGAAGTCAAAAGTGATTATGGACATGACGCTTTTTTGGTAGAATTAGATAAGTTTAACGAATATATCAATGATGTGATAGAGGATAGAAGATGA
- a CDS encoding cation:proton antiporter, with the protein MIQEMLQHNIWLISSVILGIVILSKTIAKKTATVDVLWLIVFGALFANLGIIPQHHEVLEYIGEWGIVFIMFALGFDEDLNHFKEGLKRSLGIAIIGAIFPFLAGFLSAKMFGYNDSVALLWGLTMTATAVSLTMVSLKAKNMHKSTATTGIMTAAVVDDVLSLIGVAIIIPLALAATKSGGSLEINFENIGWITIKVILFFAITLIIGLFAFPEKVPKKLPKNATFLQKLDYHLTKLFVPVSIKKLLIMYGGEFTPLIMVFVAMGMGAIADLFGFHPAIGAYIAGLFMKKEYFLFEKAPRPDKIFKESKFVMDHIAFTIFGPIFFVNLGSKIIFDFDILDSIWWQVLVLFGLVFIFQILSAALAAKYTGGYKWHESVMIGLGMLGRAELAFIVINIAYTENKIFDDAQFQTLIFATFLLNISVPLVINWWKPYYEGEKEFKIFGAKLSR; encoded by the coding sequence ATGATCCAGGAGATGTTACAGCACAACATTTGGTTGATAAGCAGTGTCATATTGGGCATTGTAATCCTTTCCAAGACCATTGCCAAAAAAACGGCGACAGTTGATGTCTTGTGGCTTATCGTTTTTGGTGCTCTGTTTGCCAATCTTGGGATAATACCTCAACATCATGAAGTTTTGGAGTATATCGGCGAATGGGGTATTGTATTTATCATGTTTGCTCTTGGATTTGACGAGGATCTGAACCATTTCAAAGAGGGACTCAAAAGAAGTTTGGGCATTGCAATCATAGGAGCAATTTTTCCTTTTTTAGCTGGGTTTTTAAGTGCAAAAATGTTTGGCTACAACGACTCCGTTGCACTGCTATGGGGCCTTACCATGACCGCAACGGCAGTGAGTTTGACAATGGTGAGCTTGAAAGCAAAAAATATGCACAAATCAACTGCCACTACCGGTATCATGACAGCTGCAGTGGTTGATGATGTCCTGTCCCTCATCGGCGTGGCCATTATCATCCCTTTGGCACTTGCTGCAACGAAATCTGGAGGAAGTCTGGAGATCAACTTTGAAAATATCGGATGGATCACCATCAAAGTCATTCTCTTTTTTGCCATTACTCTAATTATAGGGCTTTTTGCATTTCCTGAAAAAGTTCCCAAAAAACTTCCAAAAAACGCCACATTTTTACAAAAACTGGACTACCATTTGACAAAACTGTTTGTACCTGTTAGCATCAAAAAGCTTCTGATTATGTATGGAGGCGAGTTTACGCCGCTTATCATGGTCTTTGTGGCAATGGGCATGGGTGCAATAGCCGATCTTTTTGGTTTCCACCCAGCAATTGGTGCATATATCGCCGGACTTTTTATGAAAAAAGAGTACTTCTTATTTGAGAAAGCGCCAAGACCGGATAAGATATTTAAAGAGTCAAAATTTGTGATGGATCATATCGCATTTACCATTTTTGGACCGATTTTCTTTGTCAACCTCGGAAGCAAAATCATTTTTGACTTTGATATTTTGGACTCGATCTGGTGGCAGGTTCTGGTACTCTTTGGTCTTGTATTTATTTTTCAAATTCTCTCGGCTGCTTTAGCAGCAAAATATACTGGCGGCTACAAATGGCATGAATCGGTAATGATAGGATTAGGAATGCTTGGGCGAGCAGAGCTTGCCTTTATCGTTATCAATATCGCCTATACAGAAAACAAAATTTTCGATGATGCACAGTTTCAAACGCTTATCTTTGCAACATTTTTGCTCAATATCTCGGTACCCCTCGTGATCAACTGGTGGAAACCCTACTATGAAGGGGAAAAGGAGTTTAAAATTTTTGGTGCTAAACTTTCCAGGTAA